The proteins below come from a single Faecalibaculum rodentium genomic window:
- the ltrA gene encoding group II intron reverse transcriptase/maturase: MNQTRLIQPEDLSTQEIFSMENLTNACRQVRRNNGAAGVDGVKARELPVCPGEYWEQLREQILDRSYKPLPAKRTDIPKPDGSMRGLNVPAARDRVVQACLASYLDYRKDFEMSNSSYGFRKNRRCEQAILKGLEFMNDGYDWIVDIDLRKFFDTVDQDRLIRLIDNLFHNRDVTSLTRKFVRAGVMIDGRLVRTERGIPQGGPLSPVLANIYLDQADKELESRGLRFTRYADDMLIYVKSEAAANRVMKSFSNYLEKKLKLEVNASKSKVARPDEVKYLGFGFKRNKREWKAIPHEKSIHEFEQKIMKLTKRNWSVSLEERIEKINQVIRGWSNYFRCAWLYKETVRKLDSKLRRRIRAIIWKQWKSIRKKEESLIKLGCPRDKAHSYACARQGYVRCAITFLNKYIRNIHLKKKGLLSMEEYFDTVAVRFMKTFVRTAQCRTARWVV; encoded by the coding sequence ATGAACCAGACCAGACTGATACAGCCGGAAGACCTGAGCACTCAGGAAATCTTCTCCATGGAGAACCTGACCAATGCGTGCAGACAGGTACGACGAAACAACGGAGCGGCGGGAGTAGATGGGGTCAAAGCCAGAGAACTCCCTGTGTGCCCCGGAGAGTACTGGGAACAGTTGCGGGAACAGATACTGGACCGCAGCTATAAACCACTGCCAGCCAAAAGGACCGATATCCCGAAACCGGATGGGAGCATGCGGGGACTGAATGTCCCGGCAGCCAGAGACAGAGTCGTGCAGGCCTGTCTGGCAAGCTATCTGGATTACAGGAAGGACTTCGAGATGAGCAACAGCTCATACGGGTTCAGGAAGAACAGGAGATGTGAACAGGCGATACTGAAAGGCCTCGAGTTCATGAACGACGGGTATGACTGGATCGTCGACATCGACCTGAGGAAATTCTTCGATACGGTAGACCAGGACAGACTGATCCGCCTGATAGACAACCTGTTCCATAACAGGGACGTCACGTCGCTGACAAGGAAGTTCGTCAGAGCTGGAGTCATGATAGACGGAAGGCTTGTCAGGACAGAAAGAGGCATCCCGCAGGGAGGGCCGCTTTCGCCGGTACTGGCCAACATCTATCTGGACCAGGCAGACAAGGAACTGGAAAGCAGAGGGCTGAGATTCACGAGATACGCAGACGATATGCTCATCTATGTGAAATCGGAAGCCGCCGCCAACAGAGTGATGAAGTCATTCAGCAACTATCTTGAAAAGAAGCTGAAGCTGGAAGTGAATGCTTCAAAATCGAAAGTGGCCAGACCGGATGAAGTGAAATATCTGGGGTTTGGCTTCAAAAGGAACAAAAGGGAATGGAAGGCGATACCGCATGAGAAGTCCATTCATGAGTTCGAGCAGAAGATAATGAAGCTGACAAAACGGAACTGGAGCGTATCTCTTGAGGAGAGGATTGAAAAAATCAATCAGGTCATCAGGGGATGGAGCAATTATTTCAGGTGTGCATGGCTGTATAAAGAAACGGTGCGCAAACTGGACAGCAAGCTCCGGAGAAGAATCAGGGCCATCATCTGGAAGCAGTGGAAAAGCATCAGGAAAAAAGAAGAGAGCCTCATCAAACTGGGATGTCCCAGAGACAAGGCTCACTCATATGCGTGTGCACGACAGGGATATGTCCGTTGTGCAATCACATTCCTGAACAAGTATATCAGAAATATACACCTGAAAAAGAAAGGCCTTCTATCCATGGAGGAATACTTCGATACGGTGGCAGTAAGGTTCATGAAAACATTTGTACGAACCGCCCAGTGCCGAACGGCACGCTGGGTGGTGTGA
- a CDS encoding DMT family transporter, which produces MSDKQKGILCLVASSFCFALMNVFIRLAGDIPSIEKTFFRNFIAMIVAGIAMARAHEGFAYRRQDLPLLTLRSVCGTLGMMCNFYAVDHMLLADATAIQKLVPFFTILSSWLILKERIKSWQGGLILLAFAASLLVVKPGFTPDLGPAIIQFAGALAAGFAYTYVRQLTLRGVAKPKIIFFFSAFSCIAVIPLIAMDFVQPDAYQLLMLLCTGLAASGGQFAITYAYGFAPARQISIYDYSQILFSALFGLVFFGQLPDWLSWLGYALLIAVALANFVLSSRPDKSDPTHPAADPGPTDPDSHRKERTA; this is translated from the coding sequence ATGTCAGACAAACAAAAAGGGATCCTGTGTCTGGTCGCATCCAGTTTCTGCTTTGCGCTCATGAATGTATTCATCCGGCTCGCAGGCGACATCCCTTCCATCGAAAAAACCTTCTTCCGCAACTTCATTGCCATGATCGTGGCGGGCATCGCCATGGCAAGGGCCCATGAAGGCTTCGCCTATCGCCGGCAGGACCTGCCTCTGCTCACCCTGCGCTCGGTCTGCGGGACCCTGGGCATGATGTGCAACTTCTATGCCGTAGACCACATGCTTCTCGCAGATGCCACAGCCATCCAGAAACTCGTGCCGTTCTTCACCATCCTCTCCAGCTGGCTGATCCTCAAGGAACGCATCAAGTCCTGGCAGGGCGGTCTCATTCTCCTGGCCTTCGCAGCCAGCCTGCTCGTCGTCAAACCCGGCTTCACCCCGGACCTGGGACCGGCCATCATCCAGTTCGCTGGCGCCCTCGCTGCGGGATTTGCCTACACCTACGTCCGGCAGCTCACCCTCAGGGGCGTCGCAAAACCAAAAATCATTTTCTTTTTCTCCGCGTTTTCCTGCATCGCCGTGATACCCCTCATTGCCATGGACTTCGTGCAGCCCGATGCATACCAGCTCCTCATGCTCCTGTGCACCGGACTTGCGGCCAGCGGCGGGCAGTTTGCGATCACCTACGCCTACGGCTTTGCGCCTGCCCGACAGATTTCCATCTACGACTACTCCCAGATCCTGTTCTCCGCCCTCTTCGGCCTGGTGTTCTTCGGACAGCTCCCCGACTGGCTGAGCTGGCTTGGCTATGCCCTGCTCATCGCAGTCGCCCTGGCCAACTTCGTGCTCTCCAGCCGTCCGGACAAATCAGACCCCACCCACCCGGCTGCAGACCCTGGCCCCACAGATCCAGACTCCCACAGAAAGGAGAGAACCGCATGA
- a CDS encoding PolC-type DNA polymerase III gives MTRILMDISPKIPRKRLQKMLRDSGYTRVGQDEPYDLFISTHAATDQSPLRLRRDEAVKQGADIPVMDEYELYARLWKPDCLANVLEERLDGSLRGRKIFLVGDFSDQEKVAVEEDARKHRAFVTTHPTKATLFVLGHRASTADPAHFRQMLEEKARRPYVKITGRAALMEKAQASPLQKKKRKGPDMRRLYHGRPNPDAFPDRYIALDLEATSTHPNNKIIEIGMVRYVNGEPRETFQSFVNPHQKLLPVIVDLTHITDDQLQDAPDIQALTRPILRFLQDDPVIGHSVQNDMKLLAENLNLPLDNNYIDTCKLAMTHLPDREKYSLRVLADDYGLTQSTHRALDDAITSMELLEKFRELFDTRVTDPTTRTALPADDGHKVDDGTAQSQPDTKDAAGNENRQAEPGNEESAVNESQCAG, from the coding sequence ATGACGCGCATTCTCATGGACATATCTCCCAAAATCCCGCGCAAGCGGCTCCAGAAAATGCTCCGGGACTCCGGCTATACCCGCGTGGGGCAGGATGAACCCTATGACCTCTTCATTTCCACCCATGCCGCGACCGACCAGTCCCCGCTGCGGCTGCGGCGGGATGAAGCCGTGAAGCAGGGAGCCGATATTCCGGTCATGGACGAATATGAACTCTATGCCCGGCTCTGGAAACCCGACTGCCTGGCCAATGTCCTGGAAGAACGCCTGGATGGGTCCCTGCGGGGACGGAAGATCTTCCTCGTGGGAGACTTCTCCGACCAGGAAAAAGTCGCGGTGGAAGAAGACGCCCGGAAGCACCGGGCCTTTGTCACCACGCACCCCACCAAAGCCACGCTGTTCGTACTCGGTCACCGGGCAAGCACCGCCGACCCGGCACACTTCCGGCAGATGCTCGAAGAAAAAGCCCGGCGTCCCTACGTGAAGATCACCGGCCGGGCCGCGCTCATGGAAAAAGCCCAGGCTTCGCCACTCCAGAAAAAGAAACGGAAGGGACCCGATATGCGCCGGCTTTACCACGGACGCCCCAATCCCGATGCCTTTCCCGACCGGTACATCGCCCTGGACCTGGAGGCCACCAGCACACACCCCAATAACAAGATCATCGAAATCGGCATGGTGCGGTATGTGAACGGCGAACCCCGGGAAACCTTCCAGAGCTTCGTGAATCCCCACCAGAAACTGCTGCCGGTGATCGTTGACCTCACCCACATCACAGATGACCAGCTCCAGGATGCCCCCGATATCCAGGCCCTCACCAGGCCGATCCTCCGGTTTCTCCAGGACGATCCGGTGATCGGCCACTCCGTCCAGAACGACATGAAGCTTTTGGCCGAAAACCTGAACCTGCCCCTGGACAACAACTACATCGACACCTGCAAACTCGCCATGACCCATCTCCCGGACCGCGAGAAATACAGCCTGCGCGTGCTCGCCGACGACTACGGACTCACGCAATCCACCCACCGCGCCCTGGATGACGCCATCACGAGCATGGAGCTGCTGGAGAAATTCCGCGAGCTGTTCGATACCCGGGTGACAGACCCGACGACCCGGACAGCCTTGCCTGCCGATGATGGACACAAAGTCGATGATGGCACGGCCCAGTCACAGCCGGACACAAAAGATGCCGCGGGTAATGAAAACCGGCAGGCAGAACCGGGGAACGAAGAATCAGCAGTGAATGAAAGCCAGTGCGCAGGATAG
- a CDS encoding cation:proton antiporter encodes MESYRYLLDIALILLGTKLFGIFSKKLRMPAVVGALVAGIVLGPAMLNLVEPNTIITALSELGVIVIMFSAGLETSITDLRRAGFKAFIIALLGVIVPLIVGYIIGMFYNTGPEAWLENLFIGVIFTATSVGITVETLKEMHCMATESGNTILAAAVIDDVLGIICLTLVTGMADSSVNIGVVMLKILGFLVFAVVVGLVMHRFFAWWFAHDNNNGLQRYSIVSFAFALIMAWASEEFFGVADITGAFVAGLIISGTRQCSYVTRRINTMSYMLISPIFFASIGLKLEPFQFSWGLIELIVVLCIGAVLTKIIGCGGGALLCKYNPTQSLRIGCGMISRGEVALIVANKGMALGLLSEFFVTPILLCVVFTTVITPVFLKLVYKHDDNDPDFLTRKEAHEQKLRIKEVMENPMTDQDAPATNV; translated from the coding sequence ATGGAGAGTTATCGTTACCTTCTTGACATTGCACTGATCCTGCTGGGCACCAAGCTTTTTGGCATTTTCTCCAAAAAACTCCGGATGCCCGCGGTCGTCGGCGCCCTGGTGGCCGGCATCGTTCTGGGACCCGCAATGCTGAACCTGGTGGAACCCAACACCATCATCACAGCTTTATCTGAACTGGGCGTCATCGTTATCATGTTCTCCGCCGGTCTGGAAACCAGCATCACCGACCTGCGCCGTGCAGGCTTCAAGGCCTTCATCATTGCGCTCCTTGGCGTCATTGTTCCCCTGATCGTCGGCTACATCATCGGCATGTTCTACAACACCGGCCCTGAAGCCTGGCTTGAGAACCTCTTCATCGGTGTCATCTTCACCGCCACTTCCGTGGGCATCACCGTGGAGACCCTGAAGGAGATGCACTGCATGGCTACAGAATCAGGCAACACGATCCTCGCTGCGGCTGTCATTGACGATGTTCTCGGCATCATCTGCCTCACGCTCGTAACCGGCATGGCGGATTCTTCCGTCAACATTGGTGTGGTCATGCTCAAGATCCTCGGCTTCCTGGTGTTCGCCGTTGTCGTGGGTCTCGTCATGCACCGGTTCTTCGCCTGGTGGTTCGCCCATGACAACAACAACGGCCTCCAGCGCTACTCCATTGTCTCCTTCGCCTTCGCCCTCATCATGGCCTGGGCCTCCGAGGAGTTCTTCGGCGTGGCGGACATCACCGGTGCCTTCGTGGCCGGTCTGATCATCTCCGGCACCCGACAGTGCAGCTACGTCACCCGACGCATCAACACCATGAGCTACATGCTCATTTCCCCGATCTTCTTCGCGAGCATCGGCCTGAAACTCGAGCCCTTCCAGTTTTCCTGGGGACTCATCGAGCTCATCGTCGTTCTCTGCATCGGCGCGGTCCTCACGAAAATCATCGGCTGCGGCGGCGGCGCCCTGCTCTGCAAATACAACCCCACGCAGTCCCTGCGCATTGGGTGCGGCATGATTTCCCGTGGGGAGGTCGCGCTGATTGTCGCCAACAAGGGCATGGCCCTGGGCCTTTTATCGGAGTTCTTCGTGACCCCGATCCTGCTCTGTGTGGTATTCACGACTGTCATCACGCCTGTCTTCCTGAAACTGGTGTACAAGCATGACGACAACGACCCGGATTTCCTGACACGCAAGGAAGCCCATGAGCAGAAGCTGCGCATCAAGGAGGTCATGGAGAACCCCATGACCGACCAGGATGCCCCCGCGACCAACGTGTAA
- a CDS encoding Fic family protein: protein MNPITLKSELLRQMDAHEKGNIYHWTQTNFAYNSNRIEGSQISPDQTEMIFEDQTFLPEQNTPIRLDDLVEVRNHFRLFDYMLQTLEHPLSVGLILEMQRLLKRGTSDETRPWMNVGGFTTIGNQIGMINPVKTTPPARVEAELTELVNECTSKSSRTFQDLIDFHVRFERIHPFSDGNGRIGRMILFRECLVNGLWPFIILDRNRAFYIRGLREYDSEPGYLTDTCLHTQDQYRAVAEQFLTELSSDSE, encoded by the coding sequence ATGAACCCGATTACACTGAAATCAGAACTGCTGCGGCAAATGGACGCACACGAGAAAGGAAATATCTATCATTGGACTCAGACAAATTTTGCATACAATTCCAATCGAATAGAGGGCAGTCAGATCAGTCCTGACCAGACAGAAATGATATTTGAGGATCAGACGTTTCTTCCGGAACAGAATACGCCCATCCGTCTGGACGACCTGGTGGAAGTCCGCAACCACTTCCGGCTCTTTGACTATATGCTGCAGACATTGGAGCACCCTCTGTCTGTTGGGCTGATTCTGGAAATGCAGCGTCTGCTGAAGCGGGGCACATCGGATGAAACCAGGCCCTGGATGAATGTGGGCGGTTTTACAACAATCGGGAACCAGATCGGGATGATCAACCCGGTGAAGACCACGCCACCAGCCAGAGTGGAGGCTGAGCTGACGGAACTGGTGAATGAATGTACTTCAAAGAGTTCCCGCACATTCCAGGACCTGATCGACTTTCATGTCCGCTTTGAGCGTATTCATCCCTTCAGCGACGGCAATGGCAGGATCGGCCGGATGATCCTGTTCCGCGAATGTCTTGTCAATGGTCTGTGGCCGTTCATCATCCTGGACCGGAACCGGGCTTTCTACATCCGGGGTCTGCGGGAGTATGACAGCGAACCGGGCTATCTCACAGACACCTGTCTGCATACCCAGGATCAGTACAGGGCTGTCGCAGAACAGTTCCTGACAGAACTGTCCTCTGATTCCGAATGA
- a CDS encoding MerR family transcriptional regulator, with protein sequence MITIGKMSQACQLSVKTLRWYDQMGLLKPLHIDEKTGFRYYSLDQIDRVILIKRYKRFGFSLEEITSLLEADEDRVRASLSRKRAELEARILELQQISAEMGKFLKKETEKNKMSEEIRIVETSEMPVYGLRQHRAVKDFGTAFGTIFEQVAKDHLQPAGPTGARYYDEEFDREDSDIEVFIPLATKEGANASVGGMTCAKLTHNGGYSTLDESYARLVKWIEENGYQTTGAPYELYVKTGYENPNPATWETDIYFPVEKKQG encoded by the coding sequence ATGATCACGATCGGAAAAATGTCACAGGCCTGCCAGCTGAGTGTGAAGACACTGCGCTGGTATGACCAGATGGGGCTGCTGAAGCCCCTGCACATCGATGAGAAAACCGGATTCCGGTACTATTCACTGGACCAGATCGACCGGGTGATTCTCATCAAGCGATACAAACGATTCGGGTTTTCCCTGGAGGAAATCACCAGTCTGCTGGAAGCAGATGAAGACCGGGTTAGGGCCTCTCTGTCCAGAAAGAGGGCAGAGCTGGAGGCCCGGATCCTGGAACTCCAGCAGATATCGGCGGAAATGGGGAAATTCCTGAAGAAAGAAACGGAGAAAAACAAAATGTCAGAAGAAATCAGAATTGTGGAAACATCAGAAATGCCGGTCTATGGACTCCGGCAACACAGGGCAGTGAAGGATTTCGGTACTGCCTTCGGCACGATTTTTGAACAGGTCGCAAAGGATCACCTGCAGCCAGCGGGCCCCACAGGCGCCAGATACTATGACGAGGAGTTCGATCGTGAGGATTCGGACATCGAAGTCTTCATTCCGCTGGCTACAAAGGAAGGAGCGAATGCTTCGGTCGGGGGAATGACATGTGCGAAACTGACACACAATGGCGGTTACTCGACGCTGGATGAATCCTATGCCAGGCTGGTGAAATGGATCGAGGAAAACGGATACCAGACAACAGGAGCTCCTTATGAGCTGTATGTGAAGACAGGGTATGAAAACCCGAATCCGGCAACCTGGGAAACGGATATCTATTTCCCGGTGGAAAAAAAGCAGGGCTGA
- a CDS encoding IS200/IS605 family accessory protein TnpB-related protein — protein sequence MKQAISVRILRRKKGYYVQFFLYLPKQDGWNTSSFEGVIGLDFNADHIALCETDRKGNIIYARRIGFPGLGRKNHNYDQGIDQMRTAIKKITAEARSKGKDLIIEDLDFSAKKSDLQKNKYYNRMISQLAYSQYTQAVKRRCFKDNVDLKIVDPAYTSKKAEETVCREHGINVHLGAACIIARRGLGLF from the coding sequence ATGAAGCAGGCCATCAGTGTCCGGATCCTGAGAAGGAAGAAAGGGTATTACGTTCAGTTCTTCCTGTATCTGCCAAAGCAGGATGGATGGAACACGTCCTCTTTTGAAGGAGTGATCGGTCTTGATTTCAACGCTGACCATATCGCTCTTTGCGAGACGGACAGAAAAGGAAACATCATTTATGCCAGAAGGATTGGTTTTCCTGGCCTCGGCAGAAAGAATCACAACTATGATCAGGGGATCGATCAGATGAGAACGGCTATAAAGAAAATCACAGCCGAAGCCCGTTCCAAAGGAAAGGATCTCATCATAGAAGATCTTGACTTCTCTGCTAAGAAGTCAGACCTTCAGAAGAACAAGTATTACAACCGAATGATTTCTCAGCTTGCCTATAGCCAATACACGCAGGCAGTAAAGAGAAGATGCTTCAAAGACAATGTGGATCTGAAGATCGTAGATCCGGCTTATACCTCAAAGAAAGCAGAAGAGACAGTATGCAGAGAACACGGCATCAATGTTCATCTTGGTGCAGCCTGCATAATCGCTAGAAGAGGTCTTGGTCTCTTTTAA
- a CDS encoding transposase, translated as MAKKRKTFTDEFKQDAVQFLTNHPEMTVIECAETLGVGRSTLERWRADFNRSGLSAVTAHNNDKEEKDLLKENVRLQRELRDSQEALKILKKAISILGN; from the coding sequence ATGGCAAAGAAACGTAAAACATTTACAGATGAATTCAAGCAGGATGCGGTTCAATTTTTGACTAACCATCCAGAAATGACCGTTATAGAATGTGCTGAAACACTTGGTGTAGGCCGCAGCACCCTGGAAAGATGGAGGGCAGATTTCAACCGATCCGGTCTTTCAGCTGTGACAGCTCATAATAATGACAAGGAAGAAAAAGACCTTCTCAAAGAAAATGTCAGGCTTCAACGAGAACTCAGGGACTCACAGGAGGCTTTGAAGATTCTAAAAAAAGCCATAAGCATTCTGGGAAACTGA
- a CDS encoding IS3 family transposase has protein sequence MKQVEYELVAEDHKAGIQFSVSRVLHKLGLSRSGYYDYLKRKPSHQEKRRHDVKKAILQIYEDSHENYGAPKIAKILNSGGISITERTVGVYMRQMGIRAQWVKPHTQTTIRSDFSGNLKNLLDRNFSPAHPNCVWCTDITYIHTKLDGFVYLACIMDLYSRRIISWKLTKTLDTGPILKSIEEARKRRPSQEPIMIHTDRGIHYTCDLYRKLTRGMIRSYSAKGVPYDNACIESFHSLIKREWLSRFDIQNYRHAYRLVSQYIDDWYNPERIHSHCGYMSPAEYEVMFQRTSTD, from the coding sequence CTGAAGCAGGTCGAATACGAACTTGTTGCCGAGGATCATAAAGCTGGAATCCAATTCTCGGTATCCAGGGTGCTTCATAAACTTGGTCTTTCAAGATCTGGCTATTACGACTATTTAAAGCGGAAACCCAGCCACCAGGAAAAGCGCAGGCATGATGTGAAAAAGGCCATCCTTCAGATTTATGAAGACAGCCACGAAAACTACGGAGCGCCAAAAATCGCTAAAATCCTGAACTCAGGAGGGATCTCCATTACAGAAAGGACCGTTGGTGTTTATATGCGTCAAATGGGGATCCGAGCACAGTGGGTCAAGCCTCATACACAAACCACAATACGAAGTGATTTCAGTGGAAATCTGAAGAATCTTCTGGATAGAAACTTCTCTCCGGCTCACCCAAACTGCGTATGGTGCACAGATATCACCTATATCCACACAAAGCTGGACGGATTCGTTTACCTTGCCTGCATCATGGATCTGTATTCCAGAAGGATCATTTCCTGGAAGCTTACAAAAACGCTGGACACAGGTCCAATTCTGAAATCGATCGAAGAAGCCAGAAAACGCCGGCCGTCCCAGGAACCGATAATGATTCATACGGACCGAGGAATCCACTATACCTGTGATCTGTACAGAAAACTGACCAGAGGAATGATTCGCAGTTATTCAGCAAAAGGAGTTCCGTATGACAACGCCTGTATTGAATCATTCCACTCCCTGATCAAGAGGGAATGGCTGAGCAGGTTCGATATACAGAACTACAGGCATGCATACCGACTGGTGAGTCAGTATATAGATGACTGGTACAACCCTGAACGGATACACAGCCACTGTGGATATATGTCCCCAGCAGAATATGAAGTAATGTTCCAAAGGACCAGCACTGACTGA
- a CDS encoding IS607 family transposase: MAELLDRCGLLLEDEDARRDAIYVRVSSHEQKNRGDLDRQVSDIMMACEKEGLDRPIIIRDTGSGLNAKRKGLLRLIEMAKNHEVKRIFITNKDRLTRFGYEYLEELFSMADVKLIALQEKEDKDLQEELVDDMMSLLASFSGKLYRIRGNQKKKMREIIDSMPDQEDE, encoded by the coding sequence GTGGCCGAACTGCTTGACCGCTGCGGGCTTCTGCTTGAGGATGAGGATGCAAGAAGAGATGCCATCTATGTAAGGGTCTCCTCACACGAACAGAAAAACAGAGGCGATCTGGACAGACAGGTCTCTGACATCATGATGGCCTGCGAAAAAGAAGGCCTGGACAGACCGATCATCATCAGGGATACCGGGTCCGGGCTCAACGCAAAGAGAAAAGGACTGCTCAGACTGATCGAGATGGCAAAGAACCATGAGGTCAAAAGGATCTTCATCACAAATAAAGACAGGCTGACCCGTTTTGGTTACGAATACCTGGAAGAGCTGTTCTCTATGGCCGATGTAAAGCTCATCGCCTTGCAGGAAAAGGAAGATAAAGATCTTCAGGAAGAACTTGTCGATGACATGATGAGCCTGCTGGCATCTTTTTCTGGAAAGCTGTACAGGATCAGAGGAAATCAGAAAAAGAAGATGCGGGAGATCATAGATTCTATGCCCGATCAGGAGGATGAATGA
- a CDS encoding tyrosine-protein phosphatase — protein MKTFTDIHSHVAWDIDDGIPTKQDALTVLEMAAQDNITTIASTPHMIPGTTDLDVIAARQEELKALARRQGIMIRTGAELFMNRASIRAIASGFVRPYEDTHYQLCEYDVRRDLHDIDFYQDPLYELEMKDLVPVIAHVERYFRDGLDEDIVQEWRDAGYVIQVNRTSLLGLHGKMAEKNAWKLVDQGLADVVATDTHRTEGSRITQLSDVYDEIARRNGEEVADLLLVENPARILRDKPVVDVPATRRKKRFLFF, from the coding sequence ATGAAGACATTTACAGATATACATTCCCATGTGGCCTGGGACATAGACGACGGGATCCCAACGAAACAAGACGCTCTGACGGTCCTGGAAATGGCGGCGCAGGACAACATCACGACGATTGCGTCAACGCCTCACATGATTCCGGGGACAACGGATCTGGACGTGATCGCTGCCAGGCAGGAGGAACTCAAGGCACTGGCCAGGCGGCAGGGAATCATGATCCGCACCGGTGCGGAGCTGTTCATGAACCGCGCTTCCATACGGGCCATTGCTTCTGGCTTTGTGCGGCCTTACGAAGACACGCATTACCAGCTGTGTGAATACGACGTGCGGCGCGATCTGCATGACATCGATTTTTATCAGGATCCGCTGTATGAACTGGAGATGAAGGATCTGGTGCCGGTGATCGCGCATGTGGAGCGCTATTTTCGGGATGGACTGGATGAAGACATTGTCCAGGAGTGGCGGGATGCGGGGTATGTGATCCAGGTCAACCGGACCAGTCTGCTGGGTCTGCATGGAAAGATGGCGGAGAAAAATGCCTGGAAGCTGGTGGATCAGGGACTGGCAGATGTGGTGGCGACGGATACGCACCGGACGGAAGGGTCAAGGATCACACAGCTGTCGGATGTCTATGATGAAATTGCCCGGCGCAACGGTGAAGAAGTGGCGGATCTGCTGCTGGTGGAAAATCCGGCAAGGATCCTGCGGGACAAGCCGGTGGTGGATGTGCCTGCCACGAGACGGAAGAAGCGGTTTCTGTTTTTTTAG
- a CDS encoding DegT/DnrJ/EryC1/StrS family aminotransferase: protein MKFKNLNRQYQTLKPAIDQAVREVLGSQDFILGEHVRKLEKELAAFTHRRHCITCASGSDALLLSLMALNIGPEDAIFLPDFTYIAAASAVQRTGAIPVFVDIDPVTFNMDPQDLECQIERIRKTTRFHPKAVIPTDLFGLPADYGRILPLAARHGLHVVSDAAQSMGASFQGQPAGSFGTLAITSFFPAKPLGCYGDGGAIFTDDDRLAARLCRLRSHGRAAHSKYLHVQAGLNSRLDTLQAAILRCKLQAYAPEEQRALQQAARRYASGLKGVVQIPAVMPGQISAWAQYTILLYDANQRRQVQQALARNGIPSMVYYPAGLHEQPLFRDLPRPPQGYPRSEWVSQRCLSLPMDPYIREAEIDLICRVITETILGKDSKREGEDAHGRKPGV from the coding sequence ATGAAATTCAAAAACCTGAACCGCCAGTACCAGACACTGAAACCCGCCATTGACCAGGCAGTCCGGGAAGTGCTGGGCTCCCAAGACTTCATCCTTGGAGAACACGTCCGGAAACTGGAAAAGGAGCTGGCGGCATTCACACACCGCCGGCACTGCATCACCTGTGCCAGCGGCTCCGATGCGCTCCTGCTGTCACTGATGGCCCTGAACATCGGCCCCGAAGACGCCATCTTCCTGCCGGACTTCACCTACATTGCCGCCGCCTCCGCCGTCCAGCGCACCGGCGCCATTCCGGTGTTTGTGGACATAGATCCGGTCACCTTCAACATGGATCCCCAGGACCTGGAATGTCAGATCGAAAGGATCCGAAAAACCACCAGATTCCATCCCAAAGCGGTCATTCCCACGGACCTTTTCGGACTGCCCGCCGACTACGGCCGGATCCTGCCCCTGGCCGCCCGCCATGGACTGCATGTGGTATCGGATGCAGCCCAGTCCATGGGCGCTTCCTTTCAGGGACAGCCCGCCGGTTCCTTCGGCACCCTGGCCATCACGTCCTTTTTTCCCGCCAAGCCCCTGGGCTGCTATGGAGACGGCGGCGCCATATTCACCGACGACGACCGGCTGGCCGCCCGTCTTTGCCGGCTGCGCTCGCACGGGCGCGCTGCCCACAGCAAATACCTGCATGTGCAAGCCGGACTCAACAGCCGCCTGGACACATTGCAGGCTGCCATCCTGCGCTGCAAACTCCAGGCCTACGCCCCAGAAGAACAGCGGGCCCTGCAGCAGGCCGCCCGGCGCTATGCTTCCGGCCTGAAAGGTGTGGTGCAGATCCCGGCCGTGATGCCCGGGCAGATCAGTGCCTGGGCACAGTACACCATCCTGCTGTACGACGCAAACCAGCGCCGTCAGGTACAGCAGGCCCTGGCCCGCAACGGGATCCCTTCCATGGTGTACTATCCCGCCGGTCTGCACGAACAGCCTCTGTTCCGGGATCTTCCCCGGCCGCCCCAGGGCTATCCCCGGTCGGAATGGGTCAGCCAGCGCTGCCTGAGCCTGCCCATGGATCCGTACATCAGGGAAGCGGAAATCGATCTGATCTGCCGGGTGATCACCGAAACTATCCTTGGAAAAGACAGCAAAAGGGAAGGAGAGGATGCCCATGGCAGAAAGCCGGGTGTATGA